A genomic stretch from Scheffersomyces stipitis CBS 6054 chromosome 6, complete sequence includes:
- a CDS encoding predicted protein, producing MSAPLNSVPQSSSSSLKLLDDLSVSPYPAVLLGSSLILKGAASSKPSPVGVESGSSVKISRALAVKPSRASCFTFGAANLLGAWVIYDGEPINGAGFNFAWSSLYLIVNGTASFKSLFRGKVSPLALSVLALGNAGLYGKKFFWPSNSLAQF from the coding sequence ATGTCAGCTCCTCTTAATTCTGTTCCACAATCGAGCCTGTCTTCCTTGAAGTTGCTTGACGATTTGTCAGTTTCTCCCTATCCTGCTGTGCTTCTAGGATCCAGTTTGATTCTAAAGGGAGCTGCTTCCTCTAAGCCAAGTCCAGTGGGTGTGGAACTGGGTTCTTCGGTCAAGATCTCTCGAGCTCTTGCTGTTAAGCCTTCTAGGGCTTCCTGTTTCACTTTTGGAGCCGCCAACTTACTTGGAGCTTGGGTTATCTACGACGGTGAACCCATAAATGGTGCAGGATTCAACTTTGCTTGGTCTTCTTTATATTTGATAGTCAACGGCACTGCAAGTTTCAAGAGCTTATTCAGAGGAAAAGTGAGTCCTTTGGCTCTTAGCGTGTTAGCACTAGGCAATGCTGGCTTGTACGGTAAGAAGTTCTTTTGGCCAAGTAACTCTCTAGCCCAGTTCTAA
- a CDS encoding histone H3 (go_function DNA binding), producing MARTKQTARKSTGGKAPRKQLASKAARKSAPSTGGVKKPHRYKPGTVALREIRRFQKSTELLIRKLPFQRLVREIAQDFKTDLRFQSSAIGALQESVEAYLVSLFEDTNLCAIHAKRVTIQKKDIQLARRLRGERS from the coding sequence ATGGCTAGAACCAAGCAAACAGCAAGAAAGTCCACTGGTGGTAAGGCCCCAAGAAAGCAATTGGCTTCCAAGGCCGCCAGAAAGTCCGCTCCATCTACCGGTGGTGTCAAGAAGCCTCACAGATATAAGCCAGGTACCGTTGCCTTGAGagaaatcagaagattcCAAAAGTCTACTGAACTTTTGATCAGAAAGTTGCCTTTCCAAAGATTGGTCAGAGAAATCGCCCAAGACTTCAAGACCGACTTGAGATTCCAATCTTCTGCCATCGGTGCTTTGCAAGAATCCGTCGAAGCCTACTTGGTCTCCTTGTTCGAAGACACCAACTTGTGTGCCATTCACGCCAAGAGAGTCACTATCCAAAAGAAGGATATCCAATTGGCCAGAAGATTGAGAGGTGAAAGATCCTAG
- a CDS encoding histone H4 (go_function DNA binding), whose protein sequence is MSGRGKGGKGLGKGGAKRHRKILRDNIQGITKPAIRRLARRGGVKRISALIYEEVRVVLKSFLENVIRDAVTYTEHAKRKTVTSLDVVYALKRQGRTLYGFGG, encoded by the coding sequence ATGTCCGGTAGAGGAAAAGGTGGAAAAGGTTTAGGAAAGGGTGGTGCCAAGAGACACAGAAAGATCTTGAGAGACAACATCCAAGGTATCACCAAGCCAGCTATCAGAAGATTGGCCAGAAGAGGTGGTGTCAAGCGTATCTCTGCTTTGATCTACGAAGAAGTCAGAGTCGTCTTGAAGtcgttcttggaaaacgtCATCAGAGATGCTGTCACTTACACTGAACACGCCAAGAGAAAGACCGTCACCTCTTTGGATGTCGTCTATGCCTTGAAGAGACAAGGTAGAACCTTGTATGGTTTCGGTGGTTAA